Proteins found in one Vallitalea guaymasensis genomic segment:
- the fmt gene encoding methionyl-tRNA formyltransferase has product MKDLKVIFMGTPEFSVNVLNSLIRNTNVIAIVTKPDKLVGRKQVLTESAVKKVALENNIKVMQPTKIRNEYQSVIDLNPDIIITCAYGQFLPKEILDYPKYGCINVHASLLPKLRGGAPIHRAIIDGYTTTGITIMYMGQKMDNGDIISQKSIEIEKTDNVGTLHDKLSFLGAGLLIETLPNIISGHINRIVQNEEEVTFGYNISREDEHIDFNKTKIEVLNKIRGLNPWPSSYAILDNVEIKIYEAIIGEDIYKEKSNGEIVKLYKDGIVIKVSDGEIILKTIKPSGNKKMSVKDYLNGYKEKNNLIGKVFR; this is encoded by the coding sequence ATGAAAGATTTGAAAGTAATATTTATGGGTACACCTGAATTTAGTGTAAATGTACTTAATAGTTTAATTCGTAATACTAATGTAATAGCAATAGTAACTAAACCAGATAAATTAGTTGGGAGAAAACAAGTATTGACAGAATCAGCTGTAAAAAAGGTCGCACTTGAAAACAATATAAAAGTAATGCAACCAACTAAAATAAGAAATGAATATCAAAGTGTAATAGATTTAAATCCTGATATCATTATAACTTGTGCATATGGTCAATTTCTCCCAAAAGAAATATTAGATTATCCTAAATATGGTTGCATAAATGTCCATGCATCACTTCTTCCAAAATTAAGAGGAGGAGCACCTATTCATAGAGCGATTATTGATGGATATACCACTACAGGTATAACCATAATGTATATGGGGCAAAAAATGGATAATGGTGATATAATAAGCCAAAAAAGCATTGAAATAGAAAAAACTGATAATGTAGGTACGTTACATGATAAATTAAGCTTTTTAGGTGCAGGATTATTAATAGAAACATTACCAAATATTATAAGTGGACATATAAATAGAATAGTCCAAAATGAAGAAGAAGTAACATTCGGTTATAATATATCAAGAGAAGATGAACATATAGATTTTAATAAAACAAAAATAGAAGTACTTAATAAAATAAGAGGGCTTAATCCATGGCCATCATCTTATGCAATTTTAGATAATGTAGAAATAAAAATATACGAAGCTATTATAGGTGAAGATATTTATAAAGAAAAATCAAACGGAGAAATAGTAAAATTATACAAGGATGGAATAGTAATTAAAGTATCCGATGGGGAAATTATTTTAAAAACAATAAAACCTTCAGGTAATAAAAAAATGAGTGTGAAAGATTATCTTAATGGTTATAAAGAAAAAAACAATCTAATTGGTAAGGTGTTCAGGTAA